Proteins found in one Maridesulfovibrio sp. genomic segment:
- the gcvH gene encoding glycine cleavage system protein GcvH: protein MIPQELLYAKSHEWLKVEGENGTIGITHFAQEQLGDLTFVELPQEGDTFAAGDEFGSIESVKAASEMYVPVDCEVIAVNEALEDAPEKVNEDPYNEGWLIKVKITGPTDQLLDAAAYEKVTEEEAH, encoded by the coding sequence ATGATTCCGCAGGAACTTCTTTATGCCAAATCTCACGAATGGCTCAAGGTTGAAGGTGAAAACGGAACGATCGGTATCACCCATTTTGCTCAGGAACAGCTCGGCGACCTTACTTTCGTTGAACTGCCGCAGGAAGGAGATACTTTCGCAGCAGGCGATGAATTCGGTTCCATTGAATCCGTAAAAGCTGCCAGTGAAATGTACGTTCCGGTTGATTGCGAAGTCATCGCTGTTAACGAAGCGCTGGAAGACGCGCCTGAAAAAGTCAACGAAGATCCTTATAATGAAGGGTGGCTTATCAAGGTTAAAATTACCGGTCCCACCGACCAGCTTCTTGATGCCGCAGCTTATGAAAAAGTAACCGAAGAAGAAGCCCATTAA
- a CDS encoding DUF1499 domain-containing protein, producing the protein MIYKLIFLLIIVSIAGLFTTAHFSSPPKNLGINGGNLSSCPDSPNCVSSQASDEKHMVQPFKADGPTVQIMANLKACIKKMGGNLITVNGPYLHAEFRSKWFRFVDDLECVYDEAEGRIDIRSAARLGYSDFGVNRKRVEKLRRLFAEYKI; encoded by the coding sequence ATGATTTACAAACTAATCTTCCTGTTGATTATCGTAAGTATTGCCGGGTTATTCACCACAGCCCACTTTTCTTCTCCCCCCAAAAATCTGGGAATAAACGGAGGCAACCTCTCCTCCTGCCCGGATAGTCCAAACTGCGTATCTTCACAGGCATCAGACGAAAAGCATATGGTCCAGCCATTCAAAGCCGACGGGCCGACTGTGCAGATTATGGCTAATCTGAAAGCCTGCATCAAAAAAATGGGAGGGAATCTTATCACCGTAAACGGGCCATACCTGCATGCAGAATTCAGGAGTAAATGGTTCCGTTTTGTTGATGATCTGGAATGTGTTTACGACGAAGCGGAGGGTAGAATAGATATCCGTTCCGCAGCACGGCTGGGATATTCAGATTTCGGGGTCAACCGTAAGCGGGTGGAAAAATTGCGCCGTCTTTTTGCTGAATACAAGATTTGA
- a CDS encoding FAD-dependent protein, whose product MSPKENGKKEFDVIIVGGGPAGLFAAYYLGENTDLDVLVIEKGKASLKRHCPITGDQECIKCKPCNILSGVGGAGLFSDGKLNYIHKLGKTDLTQFMPVSEAKALINETEEIFNRFNMDGQVYPTNMEEAKNIRKDALKHGIDLLLIKQKHLGSDNLPGHIAAMADYCMEKGVTFHTGEHVEDILIENGELAGVVTKKCEYRAKNVILAPGRVGSEWMGNLAKKHDLAITQRGIEVGVRVEVHGDIMRDLCSVIYDPTFFIRTNTYDDQVRTFCTNQGGFVALENYQDFVCVNGHAYMDKKSENTNFAFLSKVVLEEPVTDNQAYGESIGKLATIIGGGKPILQRFGDLKRGRRSTWNRVRNSFVEPTMKNVTCGDIAMALPERIVRNLVEGLEKLNDVVPGVANEETLLYAPEIKFFSTQVETSNQLETALEGLFVAGDGPGVAGNIVSASATGILPAKEIAKRAKK is encoded by the coding sequence ATGAGCCCGAAAGAAAACGGGAAGAAAGAGTTTGATGTAATTATTGTCGGAGGCGGTCCTGCGGGACTTTTCGCAGCCTACTATCTTGGCGAGAATACCGATCTTGATGTTCTGGTCATTGAAAAGGGAAAAGCGTCCCTCAAAAGACATTGTCCCATTACCGGGGATCAGGAATGCATTAAATGCAAACCCTGCAACATCCTCTCCGGTGTGGGCGGAGCGGGGCTTTTCTCCGACGGCAAGCTCAACTATATCCATAAATTAGGTAAGACAGACCTTACCCAGTTTATGCCGGTTTCCGAGGCCAAGGCCCTCATCAATGAAACCGAAGAAATTTTCAACCGTTTCAATATGGACGGTCAGGTTTATCCTACCAATATGGAGGAAGCCAAAAACATCCGTAAGGATGCCCTGAAACACGGCATCGACCTGTTGCTGATTAAGCAGAAGCATCTCGGCAGTGATAATCTGCCCGGTCACATCGCCGCCATGGCAGACTATTGCATGGAGAAGGGAGTCACCTTCCATACCGGCGAACATGTGGAAGACATTCTTATCGAGAATGGCGAACTGGCCGGCGTAGTCACTAAAAAATGCGAATACAGAGCCAAAAACGTTATCCTCGCTCCGGGCCGTGTCGGTTCTGAATGGATGGGAAATCTTGCCAAGAAGCACGATCTCGCCATTACCCAGCGTGGTATCGAAGTCGGCGTGCGTGTAGAAGTTCACGGAGACATCATGCGTGATCTCTGCTCCGTGATTTATGATCCCACCTTTTTTATCCGCACCAACACCTATGACGATCAGGTGCGTACCTTCTGCACCAATCAGGGTGGATTCGTGGCTCTTGAAAATTATCAGGATTTCGTCTGTGTGAACGGCCACGCATACATGGATAAGAAATCAGAGAACACCAACTTCGCATTCCTTTCCAAGGTTGTGCTTGAAGAACCGGTTACCGATAATCAGGCTTACGGTGAATCCATAGGCAAGCTGGCTACCATAATCGGTGGCGGTAAGCCCATTCTTCAGCGTTTCGGTGATCTCAAACGTGGACGCCGCTCCACATGGAATCGTGTTCGCAACAGCTTTGTAGAGCCGACCATGAAGAACGTAACCTGCGGCGATATCGCCATGGCATTGCCTGAACGTATTGTGCGTAACTTAGTCGAAGGTCTGGAAAAATTAAATGACGTAGTGCCCGGTGTTGCCAATGAGGAAACCCTGCTCTACGCACCGGAAATCAAGTTTTTCTCTACTCAGGTGGAAACCAGCAATCAGCTCGAAACAGCGCTGGAAGGACTTTTTGTGGCCGGTGACGGTCCCGGAGTAGCCGGTAATATTGTTTCCGCGTCTGCTACCGGAATTCTTCCTGCTAAAGAAATTGCCAAGCGGGCTAAGAAATAA
- a CDS encoding sigma-54 dependent transcriptional regulator encodes MALNLSGIIGNSPALKEVFAILAKVAPTDSTVLVTGESGTGKELVVRALHHNSKRKEKPFVPVNCGAIPKELLESELFGHEKGAFTHAVRSRPGRFELADGGTIFLDEIGEMDLSLQVKILRVLQEKEIERVGGTSIKKVDVRIVAATNRDLETEVAAGRFREDLFYRLNVIPMHLPPLRERGGDVLLLAKHFLGRFCEDKDMEQLKVHPDAADMLVSYTWPGNVRELENFMERMCILCDENEIVPDDLPEKIWKDVGKEPKKKVAELMQPVGFNWPTLTDMEEQGASGLKDFLEKIEDRLMIEALEKAAGVKNKAAELLGVKRTTLIEKIKKRNLEV; translated from the coding sequence ATGGCTCTAAATTTAAGTGGAATCATTGGAAACAGTCCTGCGCTTAAGGAGGTCTTTGCGATCCTCGCAAAGGTGGCGCCGACTGACAGTACCGTGCTGGTCACCGGGGAGTCCGGCACTGGTAAGGAATTGGTTGTGCGTGCTCTGCACCACAATAGCAAACGCAAAGAAAAACCTTTTGTTCCGGTAAACTGCGGGGCAATTCCCAAGGAATTACTGGAATCGGAACTTTTCGGGCATGAGAAAGGAGCCTTCACCCATGCGGTGCGCTCCCGGCCCGGGCGGTTTGAACTGGCTGACGGCGGAACCATTTTTCTTGACGAAATAGGCGAAATGGATTTGAGCCTTCAGGTCAAGATTCTGAGGGTTTTGCAGGAAAAGGAGATTGAGCGGGTAGGTGGAACCTCCATTAAGAAAGTGGATGTACGCATTGTGGCCGCTACTAACCGTGACCTTGAGACCGAGGTTGCTGCCGGAAGATTTCGGGAGGACCTTTTTTACCGCCTGAATGTGATTCCCATGCATCTTCCTCCCTTACGCGAACGAGGCGGGGATGTTCTACTGCTGGCGAAGCATTTTCTCGGACGTTTTTGCGAAGATAAGGATATGGAGCAGCTTAAGGTTCATCCCGACGCTGCGGATATGCTTGTTTCTTACACATGGCCCGGCAATGTCCGCGAGCTTGAAAACTTCATGGAACGAATGTGTATTCTCTGCGATGAGAATGAGATTGTTCCTGATGACCTGCCGGAAAAAATCTGGAAAGACGTGGGCAAGGAGCCGAAGAAAAAGGTTGCCGAGCTTATGCAGCCGGTCGGTTTTAACTGGCCTACCCTGACTGATATGGAAGAGCAGGGTGCTTCGGGGCTTAAGGATTTTCTTGAAAAAATTGAGGATCGTCTCATGATCGAGGCCCTTGAGAAAGCCGCAGGTGTGAAAAATAAAGCCGCAGAGCTCCTCGGAGTTAAGCGGACTACGTTAATTGAGAAAATTAAGAAGAGGAATCTTGAAGTATAA
- a CDS encoding rhodanese-like domain-containing protein gives MNFSKKIIRLIGITALFMCLAGNAFAMKETYNYMSPASLHNAVATNADVAIVDIQVADEFKAHHIKGAIETNAYPVKSTAETDKLNAAFSKLKDTAQPIVVICPRGKGGAERAVQYLAKKGIAPYRLFILTNGQGGWPFEVESE, from the coding sequence ATGAACTTCAGTAAAAAAATTATCAGGCTCATCGGGATAACTGCACTTTTCATGTGCCTTGCGGGTAACGCTTTCGCAATGAAAGAAACATATAACTATATGAGCCCTGCGTCTTTACACAACGCAGTTGCAACCAATGCCGATGTTGCGATTGTTGATATTCAGGTGGCAGACGAATTCAAGGCTCACCATATTAAGGGAGCTATTGAGACCAACGCCTACCCGGTAAAAAGCACAGCTGAAACCGACAAACTGAATGCGGCATTTTCCAAACTCAAAGACACAGCACAGCCCATCGTAGTTATCTGCCCACGCGGAAAAGGTGGAGCTGAAAGAGCTGTACAGTATCTGGCTAAAAAAGGAATCGCTCCTTACCGCCTGTTCATACTCACCAACGGTCAGGGCGGCTGGCCTTTTGAAGTGGAATCAGAATAG
- the gcvPA gene encoding aminomethyl-transferring glycine dehydrogenase subunit GcvPA — translation MPYVPHSPEEIREMLDVIGVNSVEDLFAEIPAELRPKSFDLPKGKSEMAVLDMLGKMAAKNTTDLTSFLGAGFYDHFIPAAVDALSSRSEFYTAYTPYQPECSQGTLQAIFEYQTAIARLMDMKYANASVYDGGSALYEATLMAVRKTRRKKIIVSESLNPIYRVMLDCYTTNLNLELVTVPHDHGRTNVKSIAAAVDKDTAAIIVQNPNFFGSVNDFTDLFATVHEHKALAIMSTYPVMQSVLKTPGQMGADIAVADGQSIGQPLSFGGPYLGIMTCSKALVRQMPGRIAGRTEDEDGKTGYVLTIQAREQHIRRQKATSNICSNQALCALRTLIHLCLLGEEGLRRTATLSVERAHYAAERLTAINGVEMFTKGPYGNEFAISLPVNAFKVIDTLTERGIIPGFPVGRYYEGYENVLLVACTEKTTEEQIGIFAEILRGAI, via the coding sequence ATGCCTTACGTACCCCATTCCCCGGAAGAAATCCGGGAAATGCTTGATGTGATCGGCGTAAACTCCGTGGAAGACCTCTTTGCCGAGATCCCGGCTGAACTGCGCCCTAAAAGCTTTGACCTGCCCAAAGGCAAAAGCGAAATGGCAGTTCTCGACATGCTGGGTAAGATGGCCGCAAAGAACACCACGGACCTGACCAGCTTCCTCGGAGCAGGATTCTACGACCATTTCATTCCCGCAGCGGTGGATGCTCTTTCCTCCCGCAGCGAATTTTACACAGCCTATACCCCCTACCAGCCGGAATGTTCCCAAGGAACCTTACAGGCTATTTTTGAATACCAGACCGCTATTGCCCGGCTCATGGACATGAAATACGCCAACGCATCTGTTTACGATGGCGGGTCCGCTCTTTACGAAGCAACCCTCATGGCAGTCCGCAAGACAAGGCGTAAAAAAATAATTGTAAGTGAATCACTTAACCCTATCTACCGGGTCATGCTTGATTGCTACACCACCAACCTGAATCTCGAACTTGTCACTGTGCCTCACGACCATGGTCGTACCAATGTAAAATCCATCGCTGCGGCAGTTGATAAAGACACAGCAGCTATAATTGTTCAGAACCCCAACTTTTTCGGTTCTGTAAACGATTTCACCGATCTGTTCGCCACCGTGCACGAGCACAAGGCACTGGCTATCATGTCAACCTACCCGGTTATGCAGTCCGTGCTGAAAACCCCCGGACAGATGGGAGCGGACATCGCAGTTGCCGACGGACAGTCTATCGGTCAGCCGCTCTCCTTCGGCGGCCCTTATCTCGGAATAATGACCTGCTCCAAAGCGCTGGTCCGCCAGATGCCCGGACGTATTGCCGGCCGCACCGAAGATGAAGACGGCAAGACCGGTTACGTACTGACAATTCAGGCTCGTGAGCAACATATCCGCCGCCAGAAAGCGACCTCGAATATCTGCTCCAATCAGGCTCTCTGCGCACTGCGGACCCTTATCCATCTCTGCCTGCTGGGCGAAGAAGGCTTACGCCGCACAGCGACACTTTCCGTGGAACGCGCCCACTACGCGGCTGAACGACTCACCGCCATCAACGGCGTTGAAATGTTCACCAAGGGTCCCTACGGGAACGAATTCGCAATATCATTGCCGGTCAATGCCTTTAAGGTAATTGATACTCTCACCGAACGCGGCATCATCCCCGGCTTTCCCGTGGGACGTTACTACGAAGGGTATGAAAACGTGCTGCTGGTAGCCTGCACCGAAAAGACCACTGAAGAACAGATCGGCATCTTCGCCGAAATTCTGCGGGGGGCAATCTAA
- a CDS encoding Rrf2 family transcriptional regulator, which produces MRLTTRSRYGTRMMLDIAMHCTNGPVRISDIASRQGLSTKYLEKLIRELKKAGFISSKRGPGGGHTLAMPPEDISIGDVVRSLEGEAGLVECLDNDELCLRIENCPTREVWIKASKAMYAALDEISIADLLKEGSFCIRTNPL; this is translated from the coding sequence ATGAGACTGACAACACGAAGCAGATATGGAACCAGAATGATGCTGGATATAGCCATGCATTGCACAAATGGACCGGTTCGAATCAGTGACATTGCCAGCCGTCAGGGACTTTCAACCAAATACCTTGAAAAACTTATCCGCGAACTGAAAAAAGCCGGTTTTATTTCCAGCAAACGCGGCCCCGGTGGAGGTCATACTCTGGCCATGCCTCCGGAAGACATAAGCATAGGTGATGTTGTTCGAAGCCTTGAAGGGGAAGCAGGACTCGTGGAATGCCTCGACAACGATGAGCTATGCCTGCGAATTGAGAACTGCCCCACCCGCGAAGTATGGATAAAAGCCAGCAAGGCCATGTATGCAGCACTTGACGAAATTTCCATAGCCGACCTGCTCAAGGAAGGCTCCTTCTGCATACGTACAAACCCCCTTTAA
- a CDS encoding class I SAM-dependent methyltransferase, whose translation MLSLKDYVSGERELIEVKTAGRVWKIERTADLETLWDEIGEDDFGDDERLPYWAELWPASVLLGEWLYRNADLIKGRNCLDLGCGLGLTAVIGQSLGGKVVAFDYELPPLYFARDNALSNRTSQPLWLQMDWREPSLAENSFDFIWGGDILYEKRFFDPLEKLFRRVLKPGGIIWMAEPVRDVSVPVWKKLENLGWKTALPLTEKAACCNAEMTVNIREVMPGKSM comes from the coding sequence GTGCTTTCTTTGAAGGATTACGTTTCCGGTGAGCGGGAATTGATAGAAGTTAAGACCGCAGGAAGGGTCTGGAAGATTGAGCGTACAGCTGATCTTGAAACCCTTTGGGATGAAATAGGCGAAGACGACTTCGGCGATGATGAGCGTTTGCCTTACTGGGCTGAGCTTTGGCCGGCGAGTGTCCTGCTCGGAGAATGGCTTTATCGCAACGCGGATTTAATCAAAGGGCGCAACTGTCTTGATCTCGGCTGCGGTCTTGGGCTTACAGCTGTGATAGGGCAATCCCTGGGCGGAAAGGTTGTCGCTTTTGATTATGAATTGCCGCCGCTTTATTTTGCCCGGGATAACGCTTTATCCAACAGGACATCCCAGCCTCTCTGGTTGCAGATGGACTGGCGGGAACCTTCCCTTGCCGAGAATTCTTTCGATTTTATCTGGGGCGGGGATATCCTTTACGAGAAAAGATTTTTTGATCCGCTGGAAAAGCTTTTTCGGCGGGTGCTTAAACCCGGCGGCATTATCTGGATGGCTGAGCCGGTTCGTGATGTGTCAGTTCCGGTCTGGAAGAAACTTGAAAATCTCGGCTGGAAGACAGCGCTGCCCCTGACTGAGAAGGCAGCCTGTTGCAATGCGGAAATGACAGTTAATATCCGGGAAGTTATGCCCGGTAAATCCATGTGA
- the nikR gene encoding nickel-responsive transcriptional regulator NikR produces MGKTIRFGVSLDSDLLEKFDQLCDEKSYQTRSEAIRDLIRNMLVEKEWDETEGQMAGTLSLVYDHHHSGLSQRLTELQHDSHDLIMSTLHVHLDHDNCLEVMVLKGDGKQIKELAHRLISTKGVKHGKLGLTTTGEELV; encoded by the coding sequence ATGGGTAAGACTATACGTTTCGGGGTTTCTCTTGATTCCGATCTGCTTGAAAAATTTGATCAGCTTTGTGATGAGAAAAGTTACCAGACCCGTTCTGAGGCTATCCGTGACCTGATCCGCAATATGCTGGTCGAGAAAGAATGGGACGAGACTGAAGGACAAATGGCCGGAACTCTTTCACTTGTCTACGATCATCATCATAGCGGTCTTTCACAGCGCCTTACCGAACTGCAGCATGATAGTCATGACCTGATCATGTCTACCCTGCATGTTCATCTTGATCATGATAATTGCCTTGAAGTTATGGTTCTCAAAGGGGATGGCAAGCAGATCAAAGAGCTGGCCCATCGCCTGATCTCCACCAAGGGTGTAAAGCACGGCAAGCTTGGCCTGACTACTACCGGAGAAGAGTTGGTCTAG
- the folE2 gene encoding GTP cyclohydrolase FolE2, translated as MEDVQNSPAQVAMSIDRVGVRDLTLPLVVRDRESGSQSTMAKVALSVDLPAHFKGTHMSRFVEALEDWSEELDYQSFYNLLSDILRRLEAQRAHAELSFPYCLQKISPASGRKGIMSYECTVEGEMVGDNLEFTLGVKVPVMTVCPCSKAISDEGAHSQRAVVHIKTKSKGFVWIEDLVEIAEKSGSCEVFSLLKREDEKYVTEKSFSNPTFVEDVVRNAAIGLENHPKILWYKVDVESFESIHNHCAFASIAKPE; from the coding sequence ATGGAAGACGTACAGAACAGTCCCGCTCAAGTTGCCATGTCCATCGACCGGGTAGGTGTGCGGGATTTAACACTACCTCTGGTTGTCCGTGACCGGGAGTCAGGCAGCCAGAGCACCATGGCTAAAGTTGCCTTGTCGGTTGATCTGCCCGCTCATTTCAAGGGCACGCATATGAGTCGCTTTGTGGAAGCGCTTGAAGATTGGTCTGAGGAGCTGGATTATCAGAGCTTCTACAATCTGTTAAGCGACATACTGCGCCGTCTTGAAGCACAGCGCGCGCATGCCGAACTCAGCTTTCCATACTGCCTGCAAAAAATATCCCCCGCCAGCGGGCGTAAAGGGATCATGAGTTATGAATGCACGGTGGAAGGCGAGATGGTCGGTGATAATCTGGAATTCACCCTCGGGGTCAAAGTCCCGGTTATGACGGTCTGTCCCTGCTCCAAGGCTATCAGTGACGAAGGTGCTCACAGCCAGCGGGCGGTGGTGCATATTAAGACTAAATCAAAGGGTTTTGTCTGGATTGAGGATCTGGTGGAAATTGCAGAAAAGTCCGGATCATGCGAAGTCTTCTCTTTGCTTAAGCGCGAGGACGAAAAATACGTGACTGAAAAAAGTTTTTCCAATCCCACATTTGTTGAAGACGTGGTCCGAAATGCCGCTATTGGTCTGGAAAATCATCCAAAAATTTTATGGTACAAAGTGGATGTGGAAAGTTTTGAATCAATTCACAATCATTGTGCCTTCGCAAGTATTGCCAAACCGGAATAA
- a CDS encoding sugar porter family MFS transporter yields MSVSPTSNPRHSASIIFVLLISAAAALGGFLFGFDTAVINGAVIALGDYFKVGPVLVGMSVSLALIGSAFGALLSGPVSDRYGRIRPMLLAAFLFTISGVGSGLPVTVWDFIFWRFLGGVGIGLASAITPAYIAEISPANLRGSFGSLQQLAIVVGIFVAMLSNYLLVDLAGGTADNVLWFGFETWRWMFWAEVPPALLYGFAAMMIPESPRYLIGTECESEAEHVLGRVLGENVRGKIEEIKLTLQTEGKASFSAIRGRYGLKPIVWIGLGLSILQQFVGINVIFYYGSMLWRSVGFSEENSLWITVITGVVNIVTTLVAIALIDRVGRKPLLLAGSAGMVITLIILAYLFGQAPINAAGHPSLSGTAATAALYSANIYVFCFGFSWGPIVWVLLGEMFNNRIRASALALGAGAQWVANFIVSASFPSLVQWSGLGFTYSIYAFFAAISFFFVMVLVRETRGRELEDME; encoded by the coding sequence ATGTCCGTAAGTCCCACTTCCAATCCCAGGCATTCTGCCTCAATTATATTTGTTCTTCTTATTTCCGCAGCCGCAGCCCTCGGTGGATTCCTTTTCGGTTTTGATACCGCTGTAATTAATGGCGCGGTCATCGCGCTTGGAGATTATTTCAAGGTAGGGCCGGTGCTGGTGGGAATGTCCGTTTCTCTTGCGCTGATCGGTTCTGCCTTCGGGGCTTTGCTTTCCGGTCCTGTCTCGGACCGTTACGGACGCATTAGGCCGATGCTGCTTGCGGCTTTTTTATTCACTATCAGCGGCGTTGGTTCCGGGCTTCCGGTCACTGTCTGGGATTTTATCTTCTGGCGTTTCTTAGGTGGAGTGGGGATCGGGCTCGCCAGCGCGATAACCCCGGCCTACATCGCCGAGATTTCCCCTGCTAATCTGCGCGGAAGTTTCGGATCATTGCAGCAGCTGGCCATTGTGGTAGGGATTTTCGTAGCCATGCTCAGTAATTACCTGCTGGTCGATCTTGCCGGGGGAACGGCGGATAATGTGCTCTGGTTCGGTTTTGAAACATGGCGTTGGATGTTCTGGGCTGAGGTTCCGCCTGCATTGCTGTATGGCTTTGCTGCGATGATGATTCCTGAGTCGCCGCGTTACCTGATCGGGACAGAGTGCGAGTCAGAGGCCGAGCATGTCCTAGGACGGGTTCTCGGCGAAAACGTGCGGGGAAAGATTGAAGAGATTAAACTTACGCTTCAGACAGAGGGCAAGGCTTCATTTTCAGCGATCAGAGGTAGGTATGGATTAAAGCCGATTGTCTGGATCGGGTTGGGGCTTTCGATTCTGCAGCAGTTTGTAGGAATTAATGTTATTTTTTATTATGGCTCAATGTTGTGGCGCAGTGTCGGGTTTTCCGAAGAAAATTCATTATGGATTACGGTGATTACAGGGGTTGTGAACATCGTGACCACGTTGGTGGCAATCGCCCTGATCGATAGGGTCGGTCGTAAGCCGTTGCTGTTGGCCGGGTCAGCAGGGATGGTGATTACCCTCATAATTCTGGCCTATCTGTTCGGTCAGGCCCCGATCAATGCCGCCGGGCATCCTTCTTTGAGTGGAACAGCCGCAACTGCCGCACTTTATTCAGCTAATATATATGTGTTTTGTTTCGGTTTTTCATGGGGGCCGATAGTCTGGGTACTGCTGGGGGAAATGTTCAATAACCGTATTCGTGCTTCTGCCCTTGCGCTGGGAGCCGGTGCGCAGTGGGTAGCTAACTTTATTGTTTCCGCTTCATTTCCTTCCCTCGTGCAATGGTCCGGGCTGGGATTCACCTATTCAATTTACGCTTTCTTCGCAGCGATATCCTTTTTCTTCGTCATGGTTCTGGTCCGGGAGACAAGGGGGCGCGAGCTGGAGGATATGGAATAA